The genomic region TCGTATAGCAAAACCTTCGCGGAATGGAACTGACGATTGCTCAAAAACTCGAAGCTCTTCTCAAACTTCAACAAATTGATTCTCAGCTCGATGAGATAAAAAAGATTCGCGGGGACCTGCCGGAAGAGGTTCGCGATCTGGAAGACGACATCGCCGGCTTTGAAACCCGGATCAATAAGTTCAACAACGACATTCAGTCGCTGGAAGACGAGATTGACCGCAACAAGACGACCAAGAAAGACGCTGAAAAGCTGATCAACAAGTACAAGGATCAGCAGATGAACGTCCGCAATAACCGCGAATACGACGCCATTTCGAAAGAAATTGAGCTTCAGACGCTGGAAATTGAACTGGCCGACAAGAAAATCAACGAGGCTACTTTCAAAATCCGCAGCAAGCAGGAGGAAATTAAGGCGACGCAGGGAGCTCTCGACGAGCGCAAGGCCGACCTGAAAGCCAAAATGCAGGAACTCGACCAGATTACGGCCGAAAGCGAAGAGGACGAGAAAAAACTCATCACGGAGCGCGACCAGCAGGCTACCCACATCGAAGAACGTCTGCTGAAATCGTACAACAAAATCCGCAACAACGCCCTCAACGGTCTGGCCGTGGTGATGGTGAAGCGGGGTGCCTGTGGCGGTTGCTTCAACGTGGTTCCGCCGCAGCGGCAGGCCGACATTCGGGACAAGAAAAAGATCATCGTTTGCGAACACTGCGGTCGTGTTTTCGCCGACGTGGAAGGCGTTCCCGAGCCGGCACCGACCGGCCGCCGCTAAGCACAAAAGCATACAAACGCAAAGGCTGCCGGAAACGGCGGCCTTTTTTTGACTCCTGATTGATCGGATTTTGTTGAGCATTCCGAATGCGTATGCACGTCGAACTGGTGGCAAAAAAAACGGCAGGCGGTCGTCTGGCCCGGCGGGTTCTTGCAGGAGCCGCTATGGTCCTGCTGCTGTCGTGGCCTGCCTTTGCCGCTGATTTTGACTTTACTCCGCCGCTCCAGCGGGCTTATCAGGACCTGTTCAGCCTAAAAGTGGGAGCGGGGCGCCGGGCGATTGGGCCGGAACTGGCCCGCCGGAACGGGATTGCGGTGTACCTCGACAATTTCGGCGATATGCTCACCCTGCTGACCTCCGACGACCGGACGCTTTACAAAACCCTCGAAAAACGGCAGGAGCAGCGGCTCGAATTGCTGGATGATCTGGACGAAAATTCCCCCTGGCAGCGGTTTGCCCAGGCGGAAGTCCGGCTACACTGGGCGTTTGTCAAGCTCAAATTCGGCCACGAAGTCAGCGCCTGCTGGGACATTATCCGGGCTTACCGCCTTCTGGAAGACAACCGCAAACGTTTCCCGGATTTTCTGCCAACCCGCAAATCGCTGGGTGTCCTGCACGTCCTGATCGGGTCGGTTCCCAACAACTACACCTGGGCGATCAAGATGATGGGCCTCAAAGGCAGCGTGCAGCAGGGCATGCAGGAAATTGGGGAAGTAAGCCGGAAAGAGGCCCTGTTCGGGACCGAGGCCCGGCTGATTGACCTGCTCCTGCGCGGCCACGTGCTGACCTTCACGCCGGAAGATGCCGCCCGGACGCGCCAGCTGGTTCGCGACCATCCGGACAACCTCATGATTTCGCTCTTTGCGGCTAGTCTGCTCATGAAAGATGCCCGTAGCGAGGAAGCGCAGGCCCTCCTGCTGGAGCGCCCGAAAGGGCCGGAGTATCTGCCCTACCCGTTTATTGAATACCAACTGGGCGAAATTCAGTTGCAAAAGGGAAATTACCCGCAGGCTTTAGGCCATTACCGGGCTTTTCTGGGGCAGTACAAAGGAGTTAATTTCCGGAAAGACACGTATTATCGCCAGTTTTTGTGTTTCTGGCTGACCGGTCAGGAGGCGCAGGCCGTGCCGCTGTTGCAGCAGGCGCAGAAGACGGGCACGACCAGCGTAGAGGCCGATAAGGCGGCCCAGAAGTTCGCCGATGCGTTTTTTCGAAAAGGCATTTCGCCCCGGCAGAAGATTCTGCTCAAAGCCCGGTTTGCCACCGACGGCGGGTATCTGGACAGCGCCCGCAACACGCTCCGGCCCTTTTCGGAGAAGGACTTTCCGTTGACGCCCGAAAAAGCCGAATTTCAATACCGGCAGGGCCGCATCTTTCAGCGACGGGGCGAACCGCTGGCGGCCATCCCGCATTTCGAGCGGGCCATTGCCCTCAGCGAAGCCGACCAGCTTTCTTTTGGCGCCACTTCCGCCCTGCAACTAGGCTACATTTACAAACAGCAAAACAAACCCGCTCAGGCCCGCCAGTACTTCCAGAAAGCCCTCAGCTACGAAAAGCACGAGTACAAAAACAGCGTAGACAACAAAGCCAGAGCCGGCCTACAATAGGGAATTAAGAGTTAAGAGTTAAGAATTAGCTCCGCTTGATGAGGATTCTCGACCCTGCGAAGCCAATTTTTAACTCTTAATTCTTAACTCTTAACTCTTAATTCTTAATTTCCTGGTAGGGTACTACGAATTCGATGGGGCCGAGGGCGTAGGCGGCGATTTCGTAGGGGTTGTAATAGAAAAGCAGTCCGGTGCGGGTGGCGGCTACGTTGCCGGGCAGGAAAAATTTGCCTTCGTGAAGGAAATAACCTTCCGCTTCCAGATTCTGGGTGGCCGTAAGGCCCTGCTGCTTCCGGAAATACGTTTCGACCACGGGCAGCAGCCGGGTGGTATCTTTCACCAGCTCATGAAGCCGCAGCGGACGCCCGGTCTGGCGGTCGAAGGTGTACAGGCTGGTTACCGTATTGGGGTGCGCTCCCCCCGTATACGCATACGTCTCCATCCGGAAACTCAGGTACCGGGACGAAGTAAACAGCGTGTCGCCGGTCACTTCCACTTCCCAGCAGCCGCCCATCGGCGCATCGGCAAATTCTTTCTGAAAAGCCCGGTAACTGGCCGCGAAGAGTCGGGCCGCGGCGTTTAGGTCCGTTTGGGCCTCCGGATTGCCGGCCACTTCGGCGCTGTCCAGCAGGCTGGTCACCGCGCTGGTGAGGTACTTTCGGAGGGTATCGTTGATGGGCGCTACCGCCGGAGCATCCCCGTCCAGCAGTGTGTACGTGGCGCGGACGCCAACACCCTGGCCCGTCCCGGTCGTGTCGCAACGGCCTTCCCGGTAGGAATAATTTTCGGGTTTGAAGCGAATTTCGGATTCGGCATCACGGGATTGATCGCTGGATTTTTCCTGTTGATTGCAGGCAAAAACAAAAGCCAGCAGAATAAGCGGCAGGTAGCTTTTCATGGCAGCATTACGCAAGGACACAAAGTTGCTAACGGAACGCGGTTTTTTGTGCCCTTGCGAAAATATTTATTCGCCCGACGCTTACAGGCTCATTAATTCCTTAAACCGGATGGCCTGTCGGCGGCTGATTTCGATTTTGTCGCCGCCCCGCAGCGTCACCAGCAGACCGCCGCTGAACCAGGGCTCAATCTTCTCGATCCACTGGAGGTTGATGATGTGCTTGCGGTTGGCCCGGAAAAACGTGTTGGGGTCGAGGCGGTCTTCCAGGCTGTTTAGCGACTTCAGAACCAGCGGCTTCTGGTCGTCGAAATGCAGCCGGACGTAGTTGCCCATGGATTCAAAAAGCCGGACTTTACCGAGCTTGACAAACCAGCATTTTTCGCCGTCCTTCACAAAGACCTGATCGTTTTCGCCCAGCACCCGGGAGCTTTCGCGGACCGCCCCGTTTTCCTGATCGGCGTGGTGCGGCTGGTTTTCTTCTACCCGGTGGATGGCCTCCGTAAGGCGATGGAGCTCGACCGGTTTGAGCAGGTAATCCAGCGCGTTGAACTCAAACGCCTTGATAGCGTAGTCGTCATAGGCGGTGGTAAAAATCACCTCCGGCGTCTTGCCTTCGATGGCCTGAAGCAGTTCAAACCCATTTTTGCCGGGCATCTGGATATCCAGAAACAAAAGCTCGGGCTGGAGTTCGTCGATCAGTTTCAGGGCTTCATCGGCGTTGGCGGCTTCACCAATTATTTCAATCTTGGGAAAATTGTCGAGCAGGCGGCGCAACTCGTTCCGGGCAAGACGTTCGTCGTCTACGATAAGAGCTTTCATTTCAGGTATATGGTATGACTTTAGGTATGAGGGATGAGGTGATAGGTATGAGGTAAGAAGGGCTCTCACCTTAAATCTCATACCTCATACCTAAGATCATACCTTTGCTTCGGTTCGTTTTAGAATGCTGTCTGACTGGGTCGGCATCTGAATTTCGGCACAAACGATGTCGGGGCTTTCCTGGTAAATCCGGAACGAGGCCTCGGGTCCGTAAAGTAATTCGAGCCGCTGGGTTGTATTGACCAGCCCAAAACCCGACGAGGCTTCCGTATCGCCCAGAACACCGGTGTTCCGGATGCGAATATGCAGATGATCGTGCGAATCCAGACTGGAAATCAGTTCGATAAACCCGCCTCCGATGGCTTTCTGGACGCCATGTTTGATGGCGTTTTCGACCAGCGTCTGCAGCATCATCGGCGGCACCTGCAAGTATAAGGTTTTCGGGTCAAGTTCCAAACGGCAGTTGAGCCGGTCTTCGTACCGCACTTTCTCCAGCGCCAGATAGTCTTCCACGGTTTTGATCTCCTCCCGGAGTTCAACCGTTTTGCGCCGGTCGGCCAGCAGAGAGTTGCGGAGGATATTGGAAAGCTGTGTAATGCCCTGCTGCGCTTTCATCGGGTTTTCCAGCACCAACGCCCGGATGCTGTTGAGGGCGTTGAAGACGAAGTGGGGATTCAGCTGCGAACGGAGCACTTTGGCTTCCGTTTCCCGGATGGAAGTCTTCAGCAACAGCGTCTCGATTTCGGCGTTGCGGGTTTGTTCGACGTAATGATAAACCGTATAACTCAGCACCCAGGCCAGAATGGTTTTGGTCCAGGAGAACAGATAACCCAGAAAAATGGCGGGTTCGTCGATGAACGATTGCGGAAGCAGAATGCGATCGAGCGGCAGATTGACGAGCGTCATCAGAAACGAAAGCACCAGCACCGAGGCAAGCACCCGGGGCACCAGCCTCAAAAACGGGAGCCGGACCCAGTTCCACCGTTTAATCATCAGGCGGTAAAGGTGCGTCAGCAGGATACCCAGCAAGATGTTGGCAATGGCCAGAAAAAAATAATCCAGAATAAAACCAGCCTCAAGCGTGAACATCACAAACTCAAACATGACGAGCAGCGTCCACCCACATACCTGGCAAAACCAATAAATCTGCTGTTTTGACATGCTAATACATTTGTCTCTTCGTTTAGGATAAGTTAACTAATATACATGTTTTGACAACTATCCGTAAAAGAAATACACCAGAGGGTGGAGAGAGGTATGAGTTAAAAATTAAGAGTT from Tellurirhabdus rosea harbors:
- a CDS encoding zinc ribbon domain-containing protein, yielding MELTIAQKLEALLKLQQIDSQLDEIKKIRGDLPEEVRDLEDDIAGFETRINKFNNDIQSLEDEIDRNKTTKKDAEKLINKYKDQQMNVRNNREYDAISKEIELQTLEIELADKKINEATFKIRSKQEEIKATQGALDERKADLKAKMQELDQITAESEEDEKKLITERDQQATHIEERLLKSYNKIRNNALNGLAVVMVKRGACGGCFNVVPPQRQADIRDKKKIIVCEHCGRVFADVEGVPEPAPTGRR
- a CDS encoding tetratricopeptide repeat protein, whose translation is MHVELVAKKTAGGRLARRVLAGAAMVLLLSWPAFAADFDFTPPLQRAYQDLFSLKVGAGRRAIGPELARRNGIAVYLDNFGDMLTLLTSDDRTLYKTLEKRQEQRLELLDDLDENSPWQRFAQAEVRLHWAFVKLKFGHEVSACWDIIRAYRLLEDNRKRFPDFLPTRKSLGVLHVLIGSVPNNYTWAIKMMGLKGSVQQGMQEIGEVSRKEALFGTEARLIDLLLRGHVLTFTPEDAARTRQLVRDHPDNLMISLFAASLLMKDARSEEAQALLLERPKGPEYLPYPFIEYQLGEIQLQKGNYPQALGHYRAFLGQYKGVNFRKDTYYRQFLCFWLTGQEAQAVPLLQQAQKTGTTSVEADKAAQKFADAFFRKGISPRQKILLKARFATDGGYLDSARNTLRPFSEKDFPLTPEKAEFQYRQGRIFQRRGEPLAAIPHFERAIALSEADQLSFGATSALQLGYIYKQQNKPAQARQYFQKALSYEKHEYKNSVDNKARAGLQ
- a CDS encoding DUF3298 and DUF4163 domain-containing protein, whose protein sequence is MKSYLPLILLAFVFACNQQEKSSDQSRDAESEIRFKPENYSYREGRCDTTGTGQGVGVRATYTLLDGDAPAVAPINDTLRKYLTSAVTSLLDSAEVAGNPEAQTDLNAAARLFAASYRAFQKEFADAPMGGCWEVEVTGDTLFTSSRYLSFRMETYAYTGGAHPNTVTSLYTFDRQTGRPLRLHELVKDTTRLLPVVETYFRKQQGLTATQNLEAEGYFLHEGKFFLPGNVAATRTGLLFYYNPYEIAAYALGPIEFVVPYQEIKN
- a CDS encoding LytR/AlgR family response regulator transcription factor, translated to MKALIVDDERLARNELRRLLDNFPKIEIIGEAANADEALKLIDELQPELLFLDIQMPGKNGFELLQAIEGKTPEVIFTTAYDDYAIKAFEFNALDYLLKPVELHRLTEAIHRVEENQPHHADQENGAVRESSRVLGENDQVFVKDGEKCWFVKLGKVRLFESMGNYVRLHFDDQKPLVLKSLNSLEDRLDPNTFFRANRKHIINLQWIEKIEPWFSGGLLVTLRGGDKIEISRRQAIRFKELMSL
- a CDS encoding sensor histidine kinase: MSKQQIYWFCQVCGWTLLVMFEFVMFTLEAGFILDYFFLAIANILLGILLTHLYRLMIKRWNWVRLPFLRLVPRVLASVLVLSFLMTLVNLPLDRILLPQSFIDEPAIFLGYLFSWTKTILAWVLSYTVYHYVEQTRNAEIETLLLKTSIRETEAKVLRSQLNPHFVFNALNSIRALVLENPMKAQQGITQLSNILRNSLLADRRKTVELREEIKTVEDYLALEKVRYEDRLNCRLELDPKTLYLQVPPMMLQTLVENAIKHGVQKAIGGGFIELISSLDSHDHLHIRIRNTGVLGDTEASSGFGLVNTTQRLELLYGPEASFRIYQESPDIVCAEIQMPTQSDSILKRTEAKV